The sequence CGGTCGGCGGCACGACGCTGTCGACCGACAAGTCGACGGGCGCCTACGCCGGTGAAGCCGCGTGGAACGAGGGGCTGCAGCCGATCGGCGTGTACGATCCGTACGGCAGTTACGATTCGACGCAGCGCCTGTGGGCGACGGGCGGCGGCTACAGCAAGAACGAAGCGGTGCCGGCGTGGCAGCGCAGCGTGCTCGGCACGTCGGCGAGGACGCGCGCGGTGCCGGACGTCGCGTTCGAGGCGGACGGCCGCAGCGGCGCGCACGTCTACGTGAACGGGCAGATCGAGCAGTGGGGCGGCACGAGCCTCGCCGCGCCGATCTTCACGGGGATCTGGGCGCGCTTGCAATCCGACAATGGCAACCGGCTCGGCTTTCCGCTCGCGAGCCTTTATCGCTACGTTCCGTCCAACGGCACGCTGGTGCACGACGTGACGTCCGGCAACAACGGCTCGGGCGGCTACGGCTACAAGGCGGGCACCGGCTGGGACCCGGTGACGGGCTTCGGCAGCTTCGACATCGGGAACCTCGCCGCATTCGTCAAGAAGACGGCGGATTTCGCGCGATAGGGCCCGGCGCGCCGCTCGGCGCGCGGGCCGCGGCGGCGCGGGCGGCGGGAGCCGCGCCCGGCTTTTGCGCGCCGTTTCGCATCGCCGCGCCCCGCTCGGCGTCGCGCTATGCTCGTGCGGGCGCCGTGCGCGAGCGGCGCTCCACTCGTCGAACGACAAAGGATCGATCGTGACAAAAAGAAAAGGATTCGCCGTGGCCGCGTTGTGCGCGTTCGCGTTGATCGGGCGCGCGGCCGCGCAAACGCTGCCGTTGCCCGACGGCCTGATCGACCTCGGCAGCGGCGCCGGCGAGCACATGCTGGCCGAGAGCGGCGCGCGCAGCGCATACGTGCCGCTCGGCAGTCACTTCGTCACGCAGAAAACCGAGAGCTATTGCGGCGTCGCGTCGCTCGTGATGGTGCTGAACGCGCTGCGCGTGCCGGCGCCCGCCGCCGCGCAATATCCGCCGTTCCACTACTTCACGCAGGACAACGTGCTCAACGACGCGACCGAGAAGATCCGTCCGCAGGCGCAGATCGAGCAGCACGGGATGACGCTCGATCAACTGGGGGCGCTCGCGAACGCGCTCGGCGCGCGCGGCGACGTGCGCCATGCGTCCGATGCGTCGGTCGATGCGTTTCGCGCGGACGCGGTCGCGCATCTCGGCCGCCCGGGGCGCTACGTGCTCGTCAACTACCTGCGCAGCCGCCTCGGCCAGCAAACGGGCGGCCACATCTCGCCGCTTGGCGCGTACGACGCCGCGGCCGACCGCTTCCTGATCCTCGACGTGTCCCGTTACAAATACCCGCCTGTCTGGGTGAGGGCGGCCGATCTGTACGCGGCGATGAACACGCCCGATGCGGACAACGGCGGCCGCAGTCGCGGCTACGTGCTCATCGGCGGGGCGACGGCGGGGCGTTGATGCGTGCGGCGGCGACGTGCCGGCCCGCGGGGTGGGCGCACCCGTCGTCCGACAGGCGCGAGGCCGCACGACGCGGGCGGCGCCGGCGCAAGATTGCGGCGAGTCGGTCGGCCCGCCGCCCGTGCGTCGTTTGCGTCGGGGAGCGGGAACCCGGCATTCGGCGCGCCGAATGCCTGAATGCCTGAATGCCTGAACGCCCGAACGCCCGAACGCCCGAACACCCGAACACCCGAACACCCGAACACCCGAACACCCGAACACCCGAACACCCGAATGCCCGAATGCCCGAATGCCCGAATGCCCAATGCCCAATGCCCAATGCCTGCACTCAAACGCCCGTACACCGCCCCGACGAAAAGCGACAGACCGGCCAAGCCCCTGCCGGCAAGGCGTCCCGACTTGCCCGGCGCGTCGAAACCGCGCGCTAGAGCCCCATTGCGAGCGGGTTGCGCCACATCCGCTGGCCGTCACGGTAGAATAGCGGCAACCTGTTGGATAAGCCCTTGCGGCTGAAGCGCGGCGCAGCCGCGATTCGGGTCGCGATGCGCTACGGATTCCCGGCAAGTTCGGCGATTTGTCTGCTTTTTCGCCTTTCTGCCGGGATTTTTGCAAGTGCGCCGGAGTCGTCCCGTCCCTGCGAAGGCTTATCCGACAGGTTGTGCAATGCGTGTCCCGCTTTTTGCAGGCGGCCGCGCTCCGAGCCCGTTGCACGATCGAGCATTTTTTTCACACTTAGGGGCTTGTATGACTAACGCAGCAAACGTCGCAAAGGATCAGGCGTATGTAATTCCGTTCGAGCAGTTGCGAATGACCGATGTCGAAATCGTCGGCGGCAAGAATGCGTCGCTGGGCGAGATGATCAGTCAACTGGCTGAGGCAGGCGTACGCGTGCCCACCGGTTTCGCAACGACCGCGCTCGCATTTCGCGACTTCCTCCAGCACAACAAGCTCACGGAGCGCATCGCGCAACGTCTCGAGTCGCTCGACGTCGACGACGTGAAGGCACTCGCCGAAGCCGGCGCCGAGATCCGCCGATGGATCGTCGACGCGCCGATGCAGTCGCGCCTCGAACAGGAGATCCGTGCGCAGTTCGAGATCCTGAAGAACGGCTCGCCGGGCGAGCTGTCGTTTGCCGTGCGCTCGTCCGCGACCGCGGAAGACCTGCCGGACGCATCGTTCGCGGGCCAGCAGGAGTCGTATCTGAACGTCGTCGGCATCGAAGACGTGCTCGACCGCATGAAACACGTGTTCGCGTCGCTCTACAACGACCGCGCGATCTCGTACCGCGTGCACAAGGGCTTCACGCACGCCGAAGTCGCGCTGTCGGCCGGCGTGCAGCGCATGGTCCGCTCGGACGTCGGCGCGGCCGGCGTGATGTTTACGATCGACACCGAATCGGGCTTCAAGGAAGCCGTGTTCATCACCGCGAGCTACGGCCTCGGCGAGACCGTCGTGCAGGGCGCGGTGAACCCGGACGAGTTCTACGTGTTCAAGACGACGCTCGCGCAGGACAAGTACCCGATCATCCGCCGCTCGATCGGCTCGAAGCTGATCAAGATGGAGTTCACGCAGCCGGGCGAGCCGGGCCGCGTGAAGACGGTCGACGTGCCGCACGAGCAGCGCAACCGCTACTCGATCACCGACGAGGACGTGATCGAGCTCGCGAAGTACGCGGTCATCATCGAGAAGCACTACCAGCGCCCGATGGACATCGAGTGGGGCAAGGACGGCCGCGACGGCAAGATCTTCATCCTGCAGGCGCGCCCGGAGACGGTGAAGAGCCAGGCCCACGGCAAGGTCGAGCAGCGCTTCAAGCTGAAGGGCCAGTCGCAGGTGCTCGCGACGGGCCGCGCGATCGGCCAGAAGATCGGCGCGGGCCCCGTGCGCGTGATCCACGATCCGTCCGAGATGGAGCGCGTGCAGCCGGGCGACGTGCTCGTCGCCGACATGACCGACCCGAACTGGGAGCCGGTGATGAAGCGCGCGTCCGCGATCGTCACGAACCGCGGCGGCCGCACCTGCCACGCGGCGATCATCGCGCGCGAGCTCGGCGTGCCGGCGGTGGTCGGCTGCGGCGACGCGACCGACGTGCTGAAGGACGGCTCGCTCGTCACCGTGTCGTGCGCGGAGGGCGACGAAGGCAAGATCTACGACGGCCTGCTCGAGACCGAAGTGTCCGAGGTGCAGCGCGGCGAACTGCCGCCCGTGCCGGTCAAGATCATGATGAACGTCGGCAACCCGCAGCTCGCATTCGACTTCTCGCAGCTGCCGAACGCGGGCGTCGGCCTCGCGCGCCTCGAGTTCATCATCAACAACAACATCGGCGTGC comes from Burkholderia savannae and encodes:
- the ppsA gene encoding phosphoenolpyruvate synthase, which produces MTNAANVAKDQAYVIPFEQLRMTDVEIVGGKNASLGEMISQLAEAGVRVPTGFATTALAFRDFLQHNKLTERIAQRLESLDVDDVKALAEAGAEIRRWIVDAPMQSRLEQEIRAQFEILKNGSPGELSFAVRSSATAEDLPDASFAGQQESYLNVVGIEDVLDRMKHVFASLYNDRAISYRVHKGFTHAEVALSAGVQRMVRSDVGAAGVMFTIDTESGFKEAVFITASYGLGETVVQGAVNPDEFYVFKTTLAQDKYPIIRRSIGSKLIKMEFTQPGEPGRVKTVDVPHEQRNRYSITDEDVIELAKYAVIIEKHYQRPMDIEWGKDGRDGKIFILQARPETVKSQAHGKVEQRFKLKGQSQVLATGRAIGQKIGAGPVRVIHDPSEMERVQPGDVLVADMTDPNWEPVMKRASAIVTNRGGRTCHAAIIARELGVPAVVGCGDATDVLKDGSLVTVSCAEGDEGKIYDGLLETEVSEVQRGELPPVPVKIMMNVGNPQLAFDFSQLPNAGVGLARLEFIINNNIGVHPKAILEYPNVDADLKKAVESVARGHASPRAFYVDKLTEGIATIAAAFYPKPVIVRLSDFKSNEYKKLIGGSRYEPDEENPMLGFRGASRYIAEDFAQAFEMECIALKRVRDEMGLANVEIMVPFVRTVKQAERVVGLLEKFGLKRGDNGLRLIMMCEVPSNAILAEEFLQHFDGFSIGSNDLTQLTLGLDRDSGMELLAVDFDERDPAVKFMLKRAIDTCRKLGKYVGICGQGPSDHPDFAKWLADEGIASISLNPDTVIDTWQALAAKQ